The Lutra lutra chromosome 10, mLutLut1.2, whole genome shotgun sequence genome contains a region encoding:
- the LOC125078870 gene encoding cytochrome c oxidase subunit 7B, mitochondrial-like: protein MFPMARTALSRLRVQSIPQTMARQSHQKRTPDFHDKYGNAILASGATFCIAVWAYTATQIGIEWKRSPVGRVTPKEWRDQ, encoded by the coding sequence ATGTTTCCTATGGCCAGAACCGCTCTAAGTCGTCTCCGAGTTCAAAGCATCCCACAAACAATGGCAAGGCAGAGCCACCAGAAAAGGACACCTGATTTCCATGACAAATATGGTAATGCCATATTAGCTAGTGGAGCCACTTTCTGTATTGCTGTGTGGGCATATACAGCAACACAAATTGGAATAGAATGGAAACGGTCCCCTGTTGGCAGAGTCACCCCAAAGGAATGGAGAGATCAGTAA